One genomic window of Bradyrhizobium sp. CCGE-LA001 includes the following:
- the hpaD gene encoding 3,4-dihydroxyphenylacetate 2,3-dioxygenase, protein MALPAPNLYPPFNIVRLSHVEFGVTDLTRSRAFYVDTLGLQVTDESSDAIYLRAMEERGHHCIVLRKSNKVEARDLGFKLFSEEDIDKAVHFFRGKDLPVEWVERPYQSRTFRTRDPHGIPLEFYSRMDRLPPIHQKYALYKGVKPLRIDHFNCFSPNVDESVAFYNEIGFRVTEYTADEETGRLWAAWTHRKGGVHDLAFTNGRGPRLHHTAFWVPTPLNIIDLLDLMATTGWVSNIERGPGRHGISNAFFLYILDPDGHRIEIYCSDYQTVDPDLEPIKWDLKDPQRQTLWGAPAPKSWFEHGSLFAGVQPRDAELAAQPIIAP, encoded by the coding sequence ATGGCCTTGCCAGCGCCCAACCTCTATCCGCCCTTTAACATCGTGCGCCTCAGTCACGTCGAATTCGGCGTGACCGATCTTACGAGGTCACGGGCCTTCTATGTCGACACGCTCGGTTTGCAAGTGACCGACGAAAGCTCCGATGCGATCTATCTTCGGGCGATGGAAGAGCGCGGCCACCATTGCATCGTCCTGAGGAAGTCAAACAAGGTCGAAGCCCGCGATCTCGGCTTCAAGCTGTTCAGCGAAGAAGATATCGACAAGGCCGTCCACTTCTTTAGGGGTAAGGACTTGCCGGTCGAATGGGTCGAGCGTCCCTATCAATCGCGAACGTTCCGCACCCGCGATCCCCATGGCATTCCGCTCGAGTTCTATTCCAGGATGGACCGGCTGCCGCCGATCCATCAGAAATACGCCCTCTACAAGGGCGTGAAGCCGCTGCGGATCGATCACTTCAATTGCTTCTCGCCCAACGTCGACGAATCCGTCGCCTTCTACAATGAGATCGGCTTCCGCGTGACGGAGTACACGGCCGACGAGGAGACCGGCCGGCTCTGGGCGGCCTGGACCCACCGCAAGGGCGGCGTTCACGATCTCGCCTTTACTAATGGCCGCGGCCCGCGCCTGCACCACACCGCGTTCTGGGTGCCGACCCCGCTCAACATCATCGATCTTCTCGATCTTATGGCGACCACGGGATGGGTCTCCAACATCGAACGTGGTCCAGGCCGCCACGGCATCTCGAATGCCTTCTTCCTCTACATCCTCGATCCCGACGGCCACCGCATCGAGATCTACTGCTCGGATTATCAGACGGTCGATCCCGACCTCGAGCCGATCAAATGGGACCTGAAGGACCCGCAGCGTCAGACGCTCTGGGGAGCACCCGCGCCGAAATCCTGGTTCGAGCATGGCAGCCTGTTCGCCGGGGTTCAGCCGCGCGACGCCGAATTGGCGGCGCAACCCATCATCGCCCCCTGA
- the hpaE gene encoding 5-carboxymethyl-2-hydroxymuconate semialdehyde dehydrogenase, whose protein sequence is MSKLQENIDKAERHLARFKEKGVLNRIGGEDIPAADNATFETISPVDLKPLAKVAHGKAADIDRAARAAQAAFSQWAETSGEGRKKLLHKVADAIVARAEEIAFVECMDTGQSLKFMAKAALRGAENFRFYADRAPEARDGKSLRTDGQVNITTRVPIGPVGIITPWNTPFMLSTWKIAPALAAGCTIVHKPAEFSPLTARLLIEIAEEAGLPKGVWNLVNGFGEDAGKALTEHPLIKAIGFVGESRTGSMIMKQGADTLKRVHFELGGKNPVVVFADADLERAADAAVFMIYSLNGERCTSSSRLLVEASIYDKFTSIVAEKASRIKVGHPLDPETVIGPLIHPVHEKKVLEYMEIGRSEGATIATGGRKVDGPGGGCYVAPTLFTGANNRMRIAQEEIFGPVLTAIPFKDEAEALALANDVQYGLTGYLWTADVTRAFRFTDRLQAGMIWVNSENVRHLPTPFGGVKSSGIGRDGGDWSFDFYMETKNVAFATTAHNIQKLGG, encoded by the coding sequence ATGTCCAAGCTCCAGGAGAATATCGACAAGGCGGAGCGCCATCTTGCCCGTTTCAAGGAGAAGGGCGTGCTCAACCGCATAGGCGGTGAGGACATCCCGGCTGCGGACAATGCGACTTTCGAAACGATCTCTCCGGTCGACCTCAAGCCGCTCGCCAAGGTCGCGCATGGCAAGGCCGCGGACATCGATCGGGCGGCGCGGGCGGCGCAGGCGGCGTTTTCGCAATGGGCCGAGACCTCCGGGGAAGGCCGCAAAAAGCTGTTGCACAAGGTCGCTGACGCCATCGTCGCCCGCGCCGAAGAGATTGCCTTCGTTGAATGCATGGATACCGGCCAGTCGCTGAAGTTCATGGCCAAGGCGGCGCTACGGGGTGCCGAGAATTTCCGCTTCTACGCCGACCGCGCGCCCGAGGCGCGTGACGGCAAGTCGCTTCGCACCGATGGCCAGGTGAACATCACGACGCGTGTGCCGATCGGCCCGGTGGGCATCATCACCCCCTGGAATACGCCGTTCATGCTGTCGACGTGGAAGATCGCGCCGGCGCTCGCGGCCGGCTGCACCATCGTGCACAAGCCAGCCGAATTCTCGCCGTTGACCGCGCGTCTGCTGATCGAGATCGCGGAGGAGGCCGGCCTGCCCAAGGGCGTCTGGAATCTCGTCAACGGATTCGGCGAGGATGCCGGCAAGGCCCTGACCGAGCATCCGCTGATCAAGGCGATCGGCTTCGTCGGCGAAAGCCGCACCGGATCGATGATCATGAAGCAGGGTGCCGATACGCTGAAGCGCGTTCATTTCGAGCTCGGCGGCAAGAACCCGGTGGTCGTGTTCGCGGATGCCGACCTCGAGCGCGCCGCAGACGCGGCAGTGTTCATGATCTACTCCCTCAACGGCGAACGCTGCACCTCGTCCTCGCGTCTTCTCGTCGAGGCCAGCATCTACGACAAGTTCACCTCGATCGTCGCGGAGAAGGCAAGCCGCATTAAAGTCGGTCACCCGCTCGATCCGGAGACCGTCATCGGTCCGTTGATCCATCCGGTTCACGAGAAGAAGGTGCTCGAATACATGGAGATCGGCAGGTCGGAGGGCGCGACGATCGCGACCGGCGGCCGCAAGGTCGACGGTCCCGGTGGCGGGTGCTACGTTGCCCCGACGCTCTTTACCGGCGCCAACAACCGGATGCGCATCGCACAGGAGGAAATCTTCGGGCCGGTGCTGACGGCGATCCCGTTCAAGGACGAGGCGGAAGCGCTCGCGCTCGCCAACGACGTCCAGTACGGCCTTACCGGTTACCTCTGGACGGCCGACGTCACGCGCGCCTTCCGCTTCACCGATCGGCTTCAGGCGGGCATGATCTGGGTGAATTCGGAGAATGTCCGCCATTTGCCGACGCCGTTCGGCGGCGTGAAGAGCTCCGGTATCGGCCGCGACGGCGGCGATTGGTCGTTCGATTTCTACATGGAGACGAAGAACGTCGCGTTCGCCACCACCGCGCACAACATCCAAAAGCTAGGCGGCTAA
- a CDS encoding fumarylacetoacetate hydrolase family protein, whose amino-acid sequence MSRPKFVSFTRSGTSGYGLLSDQGVVDLSGRHGKRWHTLRQVIEAGALVSLAEESAALPADFPVGEIRYEIPVPAPEKIICVGVNFPDRNEEYKDGQAAPSNPSLFPRFPRSFTGHEQALLRPPESSQLDYEGEIVIVIGKGGRRIAQSEALGHIAALSLCNEGTIRDWVRHAKFNVTQGKNFDRTGSIGPWLIPYTDESQLADIKLETRVNGEVRQQDRTSRMIFSFRKIINYISTFTTLIPGDVIVTGTPTGAGARFDPPIWLKPGDVVEVEAEGIGILRNTVADEA is encoded by the coding sequence ATGTCTCGCCCGAAATTCGTCAGCTTCACCCGCAGCGGCACATCCGGCTACGGGCTCCTCAGCGATCAGGGCGTCGTCGACTTGTCCGGCCGTCATGGCAAGCGTTGGCACACCTTGCGTCAAGTGATCGAAGCCGGTGCGCTGGTGTCCCTGGCCGAGGAAAGCGCCGCGTTGCCGGCCGATTTTCCGGTCGGAGAGATCCGCTATGAAATCCCTGTGCCGGCACCGGAGAAAATCATCTGCGTCGGCGTCAACTTTCCCGACCGGAACGAGGAATACAAGGACGGGCAGGCGGCTCCCTCAAATCCCTCGCTCTTCCCCCGCTTTCCGCGCTCGTTCACGGGCCACGAACAAGCACTGCTTCGTCCCCCGGAGAGTTCGCAACTCGATTATGAAGGCGAGATCGTCATCGTGATCGGCAAGGGCGGTCGCAGGATCGCGCAGAGCGAGGCGCTCGGCCACATCGCCGCACTGTCGCTGTGCAACGAAGGCACCATCCGCGACTGGGTGCGACACGCCAAGTTCAACGTGACCCAAGGCAAGAACTTCGACCGCACCGGCTCGATCGGCCCCTGGCTCATCCCCTATACCGATGAGAGCCAGCTAGCCGACATCAAGCTGGAAACGCGCGTCAACGGCGAAGTCCGCCAGCAGGATCGCACGAGCCGGATGATCTTCTCCTTCCGCAAGATCATCAACTACATCTCGACATTCACGACCCTGATTCCCGGCGATGTCATCGTGACAGGCACGCCGACGGGCGCCGGCGCACGCTTCGATCCGCCAATCTGGCTGAAGCCCGGCGATGTCGTCGAGGTGGAGGCGGAGGGCATCGGTATCCTCCGCAACACGGTTGCAGATGAGGCGTGA